The genomic stretch gaaaaaatggagggaatacattgtttaaattgtgttaaattattaagtggagagcataatgattataactagtttgtagccatgcaaaccttgtttttcttgagaagaattacttgcccatgcattggctcacttctcctctcctctcctctctccccaccggttttcaaatgataatatagagagtttttctctgtAATTTTATTCATTGATACTTCACATATTATTTCTAATGTAAGAAATACAAAACTCTCTATATCttaagaaaaactagagaaataaaaactccaaaaatcatcctctcttggccgaaattacaagagataaaaataatattttgggtcaattttagtaagatttatattgttctagttcaaataatatgtATCTTTTAAGACGTTATCTTGGGTTTTCATCTTTGGAAGGGATTCTATCTTTgtatccttgttcttccatttgtaaggaaagctcaagaacaagtgagtatgagaactcatttgtgcccaaaaatcTGAAACCTTCATAATAAGAATGACGATTTCCTCCTttttctaattatgtttgcatgcataagatcacaatttattttatgactaaatagattatcacgtatatgaatatgtcgaaatatgagattaataatttctaacagaaAGTGATCAGGATATCGGTGCAAATCAGATATTGTCTGTGATCCCCCTGTCTAGAACCCGTGGACAAGCTTGTTCATTCTTAACAACTGGCATAAATGCCCTATTCTTCTTAGTGGCTTTATTCTCAGTCCTAGATTCAAAAACCGCACTCGTCGACAAACTCCATATCCTCACTCTATCCCTATAATGCTAGTTATGGAGATCGGTTAATATAGTAAGGGACCATGCATCTGGGCTGACTGGATAAACTACGCAAGACCACTCCTTCGTAGACCGAGGACGAAGACTCGTAGTATTAATTGTACTTGCTATATGAAGTCTTAGATATGTTAATTTAATATTTATCATTAGGAAGATAGAATTTCTTAAATTTAAATTATTTAGATAAAATAAGCAGATATTAATGATGTTGTACTATTTACTATAAAGTTAAATATGATTTACCATTTATTTAATAATCTAACTTATAAAAGTTTTATAACAAGAAAGAAGAGTTCTCATGTTTGAATGACAACAAACGAAACAACTGTTTGGGCAAGCAACGGCAGCAGAGGGTGTTTCTAGAACAAGAGAAATGACGGAGACAAATGAATGGGCGGAGGAAGGTAACAAATGATGTTTCCGTGGTAAGTTTAGGGGTGGATGACTAAGATGTATACCTTGGAGGGGTAAATAAGTATTCCTATTAGTAGTTCAGGAAGAACCTAAGAATGGTCCCCTCTCGTCCCACCGACAAGCCTGTGTGCCACTGTTAGAGAGACAACAATGGCTGAGCGCTGACCAACACTTCTAGTAGGTTAGGATTTGGACACATAATCCACGTGCTCACATCTAACTTGCTACATATCTTACGCTCGCTCGGGGAGAGGGAAAGCCATCCTTTGCTTTAGCGCAGCTTAATTCTCTCATAAAAGCATTAAAGTACTCTCGCGTAACCGGCATCAAAGGAAGATTTTGACACTGAGAACAAGCATGCAATTGATGCTTAGGACAGAGCTTTCTCGAAGCACTCTCTTTGGTTGGCTTAATCTCCTTAAATCACATCTTGCCTAGTAGCTTGTTGTGATGTCCCACTGGATTCTCATAAGCTTGGTGAGAACATCTGCTAGTTGGCTGTGAGATGGTACATAGGGAGGATTGACTATGCCTTGAGCAACCTGGCACTCGTATGAAGTGCTGGTATTCGGTATAGCTATGATGATAATAATAGGTCCACTTCAATATGTTTTGTTCTCTCATGATAGACTTGATTTGCGGTAATAGATAGAGCAGCCTGATTGTCACACTTGAGGAAAGCTGATGACAAGAACTGAAGTCCTAGATCCTTGAGTAGAGCCATTAAACAAGTAACTTAACTTGTTGTTAATGTCATTGCTCGTATTCTGCCTCTGCTGATGAGCGGGCCACTACACTTTGCTTCTTAAATTTCCATGAAATGGGAGAATGGCTAAGAAGAATACAATACCCTGTGGTTGACTTGCGACTGAGAGCACATGAGGCCCAATTCTCTTGGAAGTCTAAGAAGAATACAATATCATGTGATTGACTTGCAACGGAAAGCACATGAGGCCCAATATGAGTCCCTATGTAATGTAATATGTAATAAGGGCTGTGAGTTGAGCTGCAGAGTCACTGACAAAGAGAATACCCTGACCAGAAGCAGATTTGATATATTTCAGTACCTCATGTGCTGCTTGCATGTGATCATAGGTAGGGGCCTGCAGAAATTTACTCAATAACTGGACAGAAACGGCAATATTAGGCCTAGTTATAGTTAAAAAAATGAGCTTGCCCTCAAGTTTCCTGTAGTTTTCAGGATGTGGTAAAGGAGTGCCTTTCCCTGGCTCCAACTTGAGGATATGATTAACAGGAAGTTCCAGTGACTTGGATTTATCCATGTCAAAAGTCTTAAGCAGATCCAGAGTATATTTTCTCCGTGATATAAAGATACCTGATGCACTTCTTTCAACTTCCAGGCCTAAGAAGTACTTCAATTCCCCCAAATCTTTCATGTGGGAGGAGGAGTTTAGTTGATTCTTAAGAGCTTGAATGGCGGAGGGATCATCCCCTGCAATAACTATATCATCCACATAGATGAGCACAACATTTGTACTTCCATGATGCTGCCTGATAAAGAGGGAATGGTCAGCATAGGATTGCTTGAAATTGCATTGGATAAGAACCTGAGACAGTTTGGAGAACCACTGTCTCCTTTCCTGTTTAAGGTTAAGGCCATAGAGAGACTTAAGTAGTTTACAGGCTTTGCCAGCCATCTGAGGATCACACTCCCCTTGTCCCGTGGGAGACACAACACCATTACAACATTTTGGTGGCAGCTTCATGTAAACATCTTTTGCTAGGTCTCCATGGAGAAAGGCATTGGCCACATCCATCGGGCAGGTACACCAGTTTTTTATGGAGATTTTGGCCATTAGGGCCCTCACTGTGGACATCTTTGCCACAGGTGCAAAGGTTTCCTCAAAATACAATCCATATCTCTGTCTGAAGCCTTGTATGACCAACCTGGCCTTGTGTCTTTCTATAAAGCCATCTTGATTGTACTTTGTTTTGTATATCTATTTCCAACCTATAGCTTTCCTTCCGTTAGGCAAATCATTGATGACCCAAGTGTTGTTAGTGGCTAAGGCTTGTAACTCTGAGTTCATAGCCTGAACCCAATTTTGCTCTTGAATTGCATCTTTGAAGTGAAGAGGGTCTGGTGTGGAGTTGTCAATAGTGGCATTgtgttttggtaagattttaccgactaaagttttgtgagtcaatgcggctattCTAATTAAAATACGAAGATAAAGTCTTAAGTAAGACGGTAGTAAGAACATAACGAAAATGAAAGTAAACAACTAATACGAGAGAAAAGCGAaacgaaaaagaaagagagacaaaTGACACAAACGaaatggtgacgcgggaaacccaaaatgtgggaaaaaacgcggggggaatggtatctcgccaatgatccactagtagtagtagtagtagtattcgAGGGTGAACCTAGCTGGAACAATCAGGAGGTACAGTTGTGATCTCCAAATGCCAAAGTACAAATGATATGAACAATGGATAAAATTCTAAGTGTGTTAATGATGTTTAGTATTGCAGATGATGAGTGATATTTCTTCGAGTGGAATGAATGGGGGATCTCGAGTGCCTTGAATATGATTTTTTTTGCTCTCTTATAGTTGTTCCTGGGGCGGTTGCACGTGCTCCTATATTTTCTCAACCATACACTCCACTTCCTATGAAATAGGAAGTGGTTGTTGACATTGTCAAAGCTCCTGCTAATCTCTGTAATGTTTCTGCTGACCACTTCAACGTTCCTGTTGACCATCTCAATGTTCCAGCTGGCTGtttgtcacttaatttaaatgTGGCCTTTGTGCTACTTGCATGTCCAGGTTCATCCCCCCTTGTTCTTCCTTGCATCCAGCAGCCGGCTGCCTTGTTATTGATCCGTGTGCTTCTGGTTTACCCAATGGTGAATTGCCACgtcatgatgaaaatgagagggtatttttacccatacaatTACCCCCAAGCAACTGCCAGGTTCTGTTCTTGCTCGATGGAAGCTGGGAGTTGTTTCCCTCCTGGATGTTTGCATGTAGTGGCGATGTCATAGTGCGACGTCAGCCCACTTGCACCCTTATCCAATGAGACTGACCGTTAGAGGTCTAATCATTTCCCCTCAATAACTCCCCACTTCTCCACGTTTCCTTTCCTCGATTGCTCCCCAACCTAACTTCCTCCCTTAACTCTCTTCTGCTAACTCCCCTCACTTAACTCCCTCCCTTAACTTCCTCTCTTAACTCCCCATTTTTGTTATAAATACACCCCTCCCACTTCCCTTATTCCCGTCTCTATTaacctctctctaaaaaaaacctTTTACTCTCCCTTTCCTATAAATCGCCTTATCTACCAGGTAACTTCTCACTTTTAACTCCACAATTATGGCCAAGAAGCCCATCTGCCGCACTgttcctcctccttctccccgTGGGGGCCCGCCTGTTGCTGCTCTCTCTCTCCCTTGCGATCTTCTGGGATCCTCGCAGATCACTATCTGTGCGATTCGAACTTTGCTGACACCCCCTTGAGGAGGTGAGAGAGTGGTCCGGCCTTGGGCAGGAGGCTGTGGTTCATATTCCTCAGCCTGGGGAGGCGCCGGATGCCCATAATCCCGGTTGGGCGTGCCTGTACGAGTACCCCTTTACCCAGGGTTTGTCTTTTCCCTTTCCTCCTTTGGTGCAAAGGATCCTGCGCCACTATAGGTTGGCGATCTGTCAACTTGCGCCATATGCATGGCGCATCCTGGTCTCTCTCTCTATATCCTCGCTGAGGATCATGATTTGGGGATTGGTCTGGGTGACCTTACCCAACTCTATACTTTTAGGCCCTTCGTTTCCGGGCTCATTATTTTGAGGTCCTGCGATCGCAGCAACCCTAGCATTATCCTTCCTCCCAAAGTTAGGGATGAAGGCCGGAACACAAAATTCATCTTTGTTAAGATTGACTCTCTTACCCCAAGCCCCGAGTACTTATTTGATAAGTGGGGGGCTTCTAAAGGTAATTTTAATTTCTGGGTGTCTGTTGTTTTTCTTTTACCTTAATGTTCTTACGGGTGTACTGCTGCAGGTTTGAAGCAGCCGGTTCCCTCAAGAGATCATAGTGTGGTTAACCGTTTATTCGCTCTCCCTATTGTAACTCGTTCTTACCCTGGTGTTTATTCTTTCCCCGTTGGTGCATCTGCCTCTGTACCTCTTGACATTAGTGAAGGAgagcaagaggaggaagaagagaaggaagaagaagaagaagaagaagaagaagaagaagaagaagaagaagaagaagaagaagaagaagaagaagaagaagaagaagaagaagaggaggaagaggaagttgGTACCTCTACCAGTCAGCAAGAATCCCCAGCTGCCAAATTCCAGATGTTGTCTGGTAAGGCTCTGTTTTTTCACGGGTATTTATTCTTTGCTATATGGTCTTTTTCTGTTTACGTTCTGACTATGTTCCTGTACTAGGGAATAGTCCTGTTTCCTCCCTCTCTCTACTGGATAGAAAGAGGAAGCAGGTTGCTTCTGCCTCCTCCGGTCCTTCTCCCAGGGTGAGGCCATCGCTCCCTGCTGAAATGGAGCCGGTTAGCACGCCTGTCTCTATTGAGGTTCCTCCTCTGGATGTAGTGGCTCCTAGGCCACCCATTCCTAATACTTCCACCGTAATTCGCCTTCCCAAGGGGTATGGCTTTAGTGGGGTACCGCTCTGGCCTAACCTGGAACAGTTCCTGCTTCCGACTGCTGTCCATTCTCTGGGAAATACACCTCTCCCTGTTGTGCTAGATAAAGCTCCTGGGCACGCCCTACAAGTACCTTTTGAATTCCCTTTACATTTTGCTGGTTTAGTTTGTTTGGGCTGTTGACTATTCCTCTAGTAGGTTTTGCAGGACGGCCTGTTCCTGCGCAGGGAGGTTACCAGATTAATGGGGGAGGTGAACAACCTCAATGTCAACCTGACGAAGGTGGATGCAGATTTGGCACTGGCTAGGAGGGAGAAGGTGGCTTCTCAGAAGATGCTGGTGGAGGAGAAGGCAACTGCCCAGAAGCAGCTGGATGCTGAGAGGAGAGTGGCAGAAGGGCGCATGGAAGAGGATCACAAGAAGGTGGAGCTGCTGAAGCACCTCCACTTGGACTCTACATTGGTTTCCGCCTGGGAAACAAAGATCAAATGCATCAAGGAGTTTGAGGTAGGTGAACATTCCAGCTGGGACCTTGCAGAGGAAGAATGGATGTTCAATGCTGCATATCCAGTCAAGCCGGACTTCAGCCTCATCAATGACTTGCTGGGTGGTGACGATGGAGAGACCGGTGCTAGGACTGAGCAACCAACTATCGTGTCAGTTGAGGAGGTCAGGGAGGAGGTCCCCGTCGCCCAGGGAGGGGAAGGCCCATTTGGAGGAGAGGCTGTTGTGGATCCTAACATCCCAGTGGATGTTCCTGCTGATGCCGCCCcagattctgctgctgctgcctagtttaggcatttaaattttaatttttattttgatgTTTTGTTGGGCACCCTGTGTGGTGGCCCATTGTAATCTGACTCTTAGTGCCTGGCACCTTTTGGTACTTTTGTTTTTGCCTCGTAGGAGGGGAAAAAATATTTGCTTTTTCAATTTCCCCCTGCTGAGGGGTGTTTATGAAATTTTTCGTTTTGTTTCTTCTGTTGTTTTGCTAGCAATTCTTTTGTTCTCTCTGTTTGTGTGCCCGCTTCGTACTTGTTGAGGTTCCTATGGTGGTCCAGGGAGCTTTCTGTCCATCGGGATGCTCGAATCCCTCTGTTTCGACCACGCGCACGTTGGGTACTTCCTGCAGGAGGGACAATTTGCTTGTTCCTGTTCATCAGCTAGCCTACTAGGACATTGCCCTAATATTCAACTTACCATAACCACATTCAATTCAAAAATAACGATAAACTTAAAAATGGAAGCAATTTCATAAATCCAAAATAGTTTTGGGAGCACAAAGTGTGTTCCCCCAGAATTTTTACAACAACTTAAAAGAAAGAGAGTTTCGTTTTGGCCGTTTGAAATAATAAGTACGCTGCTTCCACATTTTGCTCCTTGTGACACCTGTGAAGTTGACACCAAGGGAAAATAATAAAAAGGGTTTTGACTCAAAGGATTTGAAAGATACGTTGTAAGTTGTCATTTCCTTAGTAGTGCCTGCTGAATTCAGGAGACTTAGCGCGTGCGTACTGAACGAAAGACCTTGCCTGGTGACTTAATTTTTCCTGCTGTCAAAAGAGATGTTACTGTTAGACCAATGCAGGTGGTACAGTCAGGCCGTACGAAACAAAATGATTAGTTCTTTGCGTATGTACCTTATGAGAGAGCGAGATGTGGCTCCAGCAAATGGATTCTGGGGTTGTTCCCCTTCAAGTAGTAGCTGCTTAGTCAAAGACACTTTTAGCAAGTTAGTTCATGTTTTGAGGTTTTTGGAGTACTGCATGCTGGGATTCAAGGGTCCTGGGGCGTACCTGCTGAAGGTGGAACTTCTGGGTCCTTCACCTGGATCCTCAGACATAATCCTTTTTAAGGTGAATAATGTTCCAGGACCTAGGGACAACTTCCCCGTCTATAGTCTCCAACTTATATGCCCCATTACCCATGATGCCTTCTGtgcggtagggaccttcccagttataGGCGAATTTACCTGCACTCTGATTCTTGGTGTTTGGGAATACCTTCCTGAGTACTAGGTCCCCTACCTGCAGTGTCCTTAGTCTTACgtttttgttgtaactcctggctgTTGTCTGCTTATAGGCCGCCATACTGATTTTGGCACCGGTTCTTAGCTCATCAATGGTATCCAGGCTGCTGGCCATTTCCACCTGGTTCCTCTCTTCGGTTGCATTGGCATATCGATGCGTCGGTATTTGCACCTTAGAGGGAATAACTGCCTCGGCCCCATATACCAGACTGaatggtgtttgacctgttgccacTTTGGGGTGGTTCTATCGGACCACGGTACAAAAGGGAGCACATCTGCCCAGTTGGCTCCTATCTAATCCAGCCTTCTTTTCAGGTTATTCATGACTATCTTGTTGCTGGATTATGCCTGACCGTTAGACTGTGGATTCCTAGGAGTAGACTTAAACAgcttgatgttccacctggcgcaGTAGTCTTCCATTCTGTTGGATATgaattgtgacccgttgtcacatatgatttctgaagaGATGTCATATCTGCTGACTATGTTTCTCTTgatgaaagatatcacatgcttcTTCAGGACCTGAGGGaaagcttctgcctctatccatttagaGAAGTAGTCCGTCATTGCCAGCATGTACGTCTTGTTTCCAGAAGCACGGGGTAAAGGTCccacaatgtccattccccatttcataaaAGGCTAAGGCGAGATAATCGGATGCATatgttctgctggctggtggctgaCAGGGACGTGCCTCTAGCATTCTTCACATTTCTTGACGTAATCTATGGCGTCCTTCCTCATGGTAGGCCAAAAGTAACCCTGCCTTAGTGTGTTGTTGGACAGGCTCCTAACCCCTGTGTGATTTCCACAATCACCACTGTGGATATCACACATTACTGCCTGTGCCTCATGTGCGCTTAAGCATCTCAGATAGGGTCTTGCCGAGGACTTCCTAAATAGGATATCGTAAATGAGTACGAATTTGGGGGATTTCATTTTGAAACTCCTGGCGTCTTTCTGGCCAGGTGATAATACCTCATCATGTAGCCAACTAATGTAAGGCTTGCGCCAATCATCAGGTTCTTCCCCGGGTGTGGCACTACACAGTATCCCTACTTTGTATGTCCACTGGGTGGTTGTAGCCTTACTGGTATTCTGTTGTTAATTCTGGCGTATGGCAGGTTTTATGACATGGATAAATGGTATAGAGCCCACTACCCTTGGAGTGAAGGCTGCTCCTAGGGTTGCGAGAGCATCTGCTTCAACATTCTAGTCCCTTGGTATCTGCTGGATGTGGAAGGAGGCAAAGCGGATTTTGAGCTCCTTTGCCACCTCTAGGTAAGCTACCATTTTAGGATCCCTGGCCGTGTACATGATATTCACGTGGTTAACAATCAGTTGGGAGTCACTATACACCTTGATGTGGTTGATTTGCATTTCTAAGGCTAATTGGAGTCCTAAGATTAGGGCCTCGTATTCAGCCTCGTTATTCGTTCTTTGAACTCACACCGTACTGCCTGTATTATCTGTTCCCCCTGAGGTGATTTCAGGACTAGCCCTACCCCTACACCCTTCGTATTAGATGCCCCATCAACATGTAATTCCAATACCTGCTCCCCTTTAGCCTCACCTAAGGTCAAGATTTCACTGTCGGCTTATTCTTGAAGGGTGGGACtaaagtctgacacaaagtcagCTAGGGCTTGGGACTTTATGGTTGTTCGGGGTTCAAATTTCAGGTCGTACCCACTTAGGTGGACAAACCACTTAACCATTCTCTCTGACAGTTCGGGTTTCCTCATTATGGTTCTCagggggtagttggtcacgactgaaattgtatgtgactcaaaatagggacgcaattTGTACGACGCAgtaacaagtgctaaaacgagtTTTTCTAGAGATGTGTACCTAGTTTCTGCAGGTAACAGATATTTTCTTATATAGTACACTGGTTTCTGCATACCATCATGCTCTCGTACCAGTACAACGCTTACAGCCGCCTCCGTTACTGACAGATACAAGTACAATGGTTCTCCCTGTTCTGGCTTGGAGAGAAGATGAGGGGTGCTTAGGTACTGTTTGAGCTCCCCGAATGTCTTTTCATGCTTTTGTGTCCACcaaacttctggctcttcctCAGGATGTCATAGAACAGTCGGTACCTATCTGAGGACCTGGATATGAACCGGTTAAGGGCTGCTACTCGTCCTGTGAGCCTCTGTATGTCCTTTGGCTTCTGAGGAGATTCTAACTGAAGTACTGCTTTGATTTGCTCCGTGCTGGCGTCTATCCCTCTTTGTGTCACCAAGTACTCCAGGAATTTCCCCGAGGAGACTCCAAAAGTGGATTTCAGAGGTTTCAGCTTCATATGGTATTTTCTGAGGATCGAGAAGGTAGTTTCCAGGCGGGACATGTGTTGTTCTGCTTTCTCAGatttgactaccatatcgtcaatgtagacttccattgTTCTCCTTATCTCCTCCTTGAACATTCTGTTCACCAGGCGCTGATAGGTGGAACCGTCATTCTTGAGGCCAAAGGGCATCACATTGTAGCAAAGATCAAGCCTCTGTCGATCGGGTCGAAGGCTTTTTCTCCTGATCCTTAGGGTccatttttatctggttgtacccaATCCAGGCGTCAAGGAAGGTAAGTAGCTCATGCCCTGCTGTAGTGTCGACCATGGAATCAATGTGCGGTAGGGGGAATGGGTCTTTTGGGTAGGCTTTGTTAAGATCTGTGAAAtcaacacatactctccacttgttGTTCTTCTTGCGTACAACCACAACATTCGAGAGCAATTATGGGTAGTTAACTTCCCTGATCTTGCCTGCTGCCAGGAGGTTGTCTGCCTCCTGGTTTATCACCTCGTTCCTTTCAGGagcaaatttccgccttttctgcTGGACTGGAAGAAAATTGGGGTCTACATTTAACCGGTGTGTAATTACACTTGGATCTATACCAATCATGTCGCTATGGGACCAGGCGAAACAATCCATATTAGTACGTAGAAATTCAACTATCTGCTTACGGATGTTATCTGCAAAACtatggacatagccacctacacgccaggccaatctgcggacgtatagcggtcttttttaaaagccacgctcggcggcgtaaaaatgctttcaaccggatcgttttagatcggtcggtttcgtctcggtaagggtctcgaaacgattagagatgttcggagtcgccaccaagcatttgtggcaTGCCTGGAgtccgttcgaattccactttatagctaggtcaaatcgaagcacaaagcagcgtttgacataggtactaaagataaggaaattgtccctctttagcatcctatctctagaatgactctcgtacgccctgggtaaggtcgtccactatccaaagtttctgagtaagaggtgaaggtacgtattgggaagccctttaatcagacacccaatcccgcccgcgtttagcggcctctactgatcgatcttggttggttgaatgcaaaagttgataaaacggtttaaatgcatgaatgcggatccaatgatttaaacctaacatgtgagagctttctaagtcggttgatttaatccaagtatcaagtataagatgtcgagttggattattggttgatttgcatgcaagacggaaattaaacatccatttaccgtattaggtttaggctgcataacgtgatccatttgtcttagtagggcattttgcaaatatggttttggataatctaatattcatctgatccgtcctatatccgggttaaccggagtcgggatcgtcccagactaatgctggaagggaacaggccctgtaccagacggttatatgaggcgcgagccagccggcggtgtaaggggcctccctctggttttgaaagtgagaaatggagagcctgtttaggcgcgggttagcccacggtttatgcaccgtgttctgaccttttagaaaatgttataaaacgtgttgaaaatgggtatttgaacccggtttgatttgaaggggtcgtttagaccacatttgttgatttgaagaactagactcgaataatcatcattatttgataatattcggtgtcgggttcggtttgacaaacttgacatgaatagttttgaaaatgattgtggactaattgttttaagtccatttgaatgtta from Silene latifolia isolate original U9 population chromosome 2, ASM4854445v1, whole genome shotgun sequence encodes the following:
- the LOC141640858 gene encoding uncharacterized protein LOC141640858, yielding MDIVGPLPRASGNKTYMLAMTDYFSKWIEAEAFPQVLKKHVISFIKRNIVSRYDISSEIICDNGSQFISNRMEDYCARWNIKLFKSTPRNPQSNGQNHPKVATGQTPFSLVYGAEAVIPSKVQIPTHRYANATEERNQVEMASSLDTIDELRTGAKISMAAYKQTTARSYNKNVRLRTLQVGDLVLRKVFPNTKNQSAGKFAYNWEGPYRTEGIMGNGAYKLETIDGEVVPRSWNIIHLKKDYV